CGCAAGAAGATCAAGGAATGGCTGGCCGCTGGTGCCCCCATCGACGGCATCGGATTCCAGATGCACATCGGTCCTCCGAACAACATCCCCACCGTCCAGGCGGTGAAGGACAACATGGACTACTACGCGAGCCTGGGACTTGAGGTCCTGATTTCCGAGTGGGACATCAACCTGTGCGGCAGCAAGGTTTCCACCGCCCAGCAAACGGAGTTCTACCGCGGCATCACCCAGGCTTGTGTCAACAACCCCAAGTGCTCCGCCATCACCTTCTGGGGCGTCAACGACCAGAACTCCTGGCTCAACAGCTTCAGCGGATCCCTCTGCAACGGAGCGAACTCCCAGTCCTTGCTGTTCAGCAACGGACAGAAGAAGGCGGTCTATTCCGAAGTGCTGAATGGGTTGAATGGCAAATAAGCCATCGCCTGTTTGTTGATTTGTGAGGCCGGGATCGCTACGATCCCGGCCTTTTTTGTTTTACCCCTGGCACCTAACAACAATGGATGCAGCCGCGCCAGGAATTGATTCAAAAACCCAAAAAAGCGAGATCTAGGTTGAACCTCATGGGATTTTGCTTCGAGGTTTTGTTCACTCGCTCATGACTGTTGCCTAAATCCGGATCAGTAGACGAGTTTGATATCGTCGATATCGAGGGTCACAGAATCCTTCGAGACCGTTGCCATGTTGGAATTAATGGTGAAGTTGATCCCAGGCGAACGTGAGATGACATTTTGCACCGTATGAGGGCAGTATCGGGCAGAATCAAGGCCACACACACCAGAGCTTGACTTGGCGTCCCACAGCCATGTGGGGTAGCCGATCTCTTCGAAAAGCAAGGTATCGATGGAGGCGGTCTTGCTCACAGAAATCGTCCATGTGAACTGGGCGCCAGCATTGTTTTGGTCGGCAGTATAATTCAAGGAATTTGGAACTACGTCGACCTTGTGTGACTTGTTCGCACGAATACGAAAGCAGATTCCCCGAGCACCACTCATGTCAAGGATGAACGTTGATGCTCCATTCATGTCCCAGGAGAAGTGGTTCCACGTGTATGCGTCATAGTTGGTCCCGTTCAGTATACTGGTGATCCTTGCACTGGCGGTGCCCGACAATGGAGTGGAGCGATTGATCGATGTGACCCCAGAGATCGAACTGATGGAGTGACCATTCATTGTTCCTGGCGCAATGTCACCGATGATGGATTCGAAATCAAGCCCAGGAAATGTTGTCACAATGTTCTCGACAACTGGTCCAGGCGTACCTGAAGAGGTCGGGGAAGTGGCTGATTTGTCACAGCCCACAAAGATGAGCGCGGAAGTGAGAAGAAAGATTCTAAAGGCGTATTTCACTTGGACTCCTGGTTGTTTGGCACGGCTTGTTGATCAAACAGATCGAAGTGGTTTCTTGATAAATTTGATGCAAACCCTTGCAAAGGGCATAAAAAATACATTTTTGTCAAGTATTTGCTTGGGCCGTAATCGATCTAGAACAGATTTACAGCATCACAGTCAAGCAAATCAAAACAATTACTTAGTCGCTTCGATCAGCGAATCAACAACATTTACGCTGATTGTGATGTATTTGATTGTAGAGTCTGGCGCATTGCACTTGTATGCTTTTATTCTGCAGCTACGATACCCAGCCTCTGATGAATACCCGTGCACGAGAGCCTTATTTGATTTCAAATCCAACGACACACCTTTTTGCAGAGTGCATTTGCCATTTTCCAAGGAAAGACAAATATTTGCACTCGTTTTGCCAATCGTTTCCAGATTAAAAATTTCGCCATGAACGAAACCTGACACCCGTATAGAATCCGCTATTGAGGAATGCCGTGGCTCAGAGCAGCAATCGCCATCTATGGTCACACAGTTGGCGGCAAATACTTTTGAAAACACAAATAGGCAAATTAGGAGGAAATGCATTTTGACCACTCTGTACCTCAATATTATTTTGTGTTTGACACCAATCACAGACGTACAGCCTCAACGAGAAAAGATACGATAGAACGAGCCAATGAAATTAGGTTCTTTTTTGCTGCCATTTCAATGGCACAAGATTATTGGCCGCGCTGCATGCCGGCGGGCACTTCAAAGGGAAACACCCGAACAGCCGGAAACCTAGGTCACTTCCTCTCCTTGTTGCTCGTCCCCGGCGCTGTTTTTCAAAGACGATCATGAGCAAATCTCAACTTTGAGTTGATCTTACTTGCAAAGTGAGTCATATTTGACATCAGGCATTATGACAAGAGCCTCTCCGCCTGGAACTTGTGGATAAAAGTCCACCTTCCATTTCCCATTAGGGCATTTAAAAACAAGCGAAACATCATAATAGAATATATCAATGTCGGGCGAGCAAATATGAAAGTCTTCAGCATAGTAGCTCCCGGTCGAATCTGTAATGTTGATGCTGTTTCCCGGAACATTTGTGCTGTCGCCTTCTAGTTCTACCCTATCCATTAACGCTACCGTATGATGAACGCCACTCATAGGGACACTATTCGAGTCAACAAATCTCCCCTTCAAATATATCTCGGCACCGCCATCAGCCATGCAACCGCATAAAATGCAGCCAGATAATAGCCAAATGGCAAGCTTTGTTTCAAAATGACTCATCATTTTTGATTGATTGCTTGTCATGTTATTCCTTTTTCTTCCAACGAGGTGTGTACCTAACAGGTTTTTGATCGGAGCTGAGCTCGGTGTTAGCGAGTACCCCCGCGCTTAGCGGGGATGCCACCATTTTGGTTACTACTTATTCATGTGTCTTTTTATGAATTTAACAATTTTCTTGTTGTTGTAGAAATTCCTTCCAAAGGTATGAGTGTTATATAATCCAGAAATCCTCCAAAACTTATCGACACTTGTCACTTCTGATTTTGCGATCACCTCTATTCGCCCAAAAGGCTTTTTCAGTATGAACTCCTTTCTTGTGCTGTATAATCTGTATGGCGTTAGCAAAATGGGCGCAAAGCCTAGTGCTATCAGCGCAATTGCTGCAATCAACACCCCATAACCACTTGCACGCCTAAAACCATAAAAATCAACCAGACGAAAGAAGAGTATTGATAGCCCAATTGACAAAATCGGATAAATGGCCGTTACGGGGTTAGGAATCAGCGCGATAGATCTATTTTCATCAAGATTGGATTTGTTCATGATTTATCATACTAACTAGGTATTGATATATTCGCATTAAATGCTATATTTCCTGATATGAACAATCAAACAGAAGAGCAATCCGAAGGCTTTCTGAAAGTCAAGGCGATGATCCGGATGGTTCATCGAGCTATTGTAACTGAACCTAAACGATCTCGCATGGAAATTTATGAAGAAATTGGCCAAATTTACGACCTCGGCTCCAGTCTTGTAAGGCTCCGTTATTCAGCCTGGCTAAAAAATGGCGATAAATGCTTGGTGCCCAAGATCAAAGGCCGGAAAAAGGGGATGGCAAATTCCTTTCGGATGAGCGTGAATCTGAGGTTCGTAAGCTAATTACTGATAGCACCCCAGACCAGATGAAAATGCCGTTTGCACTTTGGAACCGTCAAGCCGTTCAAGAATTGATCTACTCTCGATATGGAATTTCTCTAGTCATCACAGCTGTTGGCAAATATCTGAAAAAGTGGGGCTTCACCGTTCAAGTCCCCACCATCAAGAAACCAGGCCAGCGGCCACCCGAAGTCAAGGCATGGCTTGAGAAGGAATACCCGGAGATCCAAGCCCAAGCCATGCAGGAGGACGCGGGGATTTGGTGGGGGGACGAGACTGCTGTCCAGAACTCTCCGAACCAACTTCGCGGCTACTCACCTCGTGGCAAGACTCCTTCTGTTACAGGTCCGCGCAAGCGCGTCCATATTCACATGGTATCGGCGGTTAGCAACCAAGGCGCGATACGTTTCAAATTGTATTCCGAGGCAATTAACGTCGAGCGATTCAAGGATTTCTTGATGAAAATGATAGCGGACGCCAAGGGGCGCAAAATTATTCTTATCCTCGATAACCTGCGCGTTCATCATGCAAAAGATCTGCAGCCTTGGCTCCTAGAGAATAAGCATCTCATTGAATTGAGATTTCTTCCGGCTTATTCGCCTGAAATGAACCCAGATGAGTATTTGAACCGGGATATGAAATCTAGGCTTTCGAACAAGCCGATGACATCAAGCGCAGAGGTCCTAGAGAGCAGGGTATTAGGCTACATGGATTACCTGGAAAAGGAAAAAGAATTGGTCCAATCATTTTTCTCTTACAGCCAAGTCAAGTATGCTGCATGATGCCAAATTTACGATACCGGGTTAGTACTCTGATTTCATTGCATGAATCGACCTTTTCATAGCTCCCCTTTCTTGTATCTAAATGAATTGAGAATCAGGTGAAGCTTTGAAAGCATCGCTTTTTCTGCATTTTCAAAGCAGAAAGGGAGCGGCTTGACAAAAGAATACTGTCTATCCAATTTTTCGCTCCGGCGGCATTTGCGCTAATTTGCCATGCAGATTCGGCAACACAACTTCAATTTCACTCAATTCCCAATCCCTGTTTCTGACTATTGGACTGAATACTATTTCGCTTTCAATTGACTGTTTTTCCGCGCTCCGTTCAGGCGATTGCCAAAACTGATTTTCAACTTTAGTGTAGACTCTATCGCCAACTCCAGAGTTTCTTTTGTATATGGCTACAGCCAGCGATCTAAAATTAGCATATACGCATTTGTCTTTCTTGACATCTAAGTTCGCCAAATAGTCCGCATTTTTCAAAGCGCTCATATAAGAGAGCTTGCCTTGTGATATAAGCCATCCAGCAAAAGCATATGTATCTGAGCCTTTTCCGCCATTGATCAGATACAGTGCGCTCCAAATTAAATTGCTGCGAGCTGTCAATACAGCTAGTTCATATATTTCGTATATGAACTGGAAGTGAAGCAATTCCTCTAGCGACAGCTTGCCCAATTCAGCATTTAATGATTTTGTGAATTTTCCCTGTGAATTTGAAGCTAAGGCGAGCTTATCTATAAGCCCCCAAAAATGATCTTTATCCATTGCCTCCCTCCCCGGGACAAGAATTTGATTTTCTCGAAGCGAATCGAGTTATTTGTTCGATCACATAAACGACAATCACAGAGGACGACATTAGCGATATTTATGCGGATGGGGCATTATTGATATCCCCAAAAGATTTCTTGTACATTAGCGCACTATCATCGTATAGCTCAATATCATGATTTATTTTTTCCGAGCTAAGAACTTTAGTTGTTGTTTCGCAGAGAGCATCTAATTCAAGCGGTTGACCAGCTTCTCCGTGTATCAAGTAGGTACAAGAATCGCACATTTCAATTGTAATTCTGGCCTCGCCATGTTTTACCCGAATACATCTGCCTGTTTTGTAATGCGCGGATTCCGCCATTCTTGCTGTTTGGCCGTTTGCAATGAAAATTTCAAGAAGCTGATCCATGGATTTCGAGGATTTAATAACGCCATTAGCTGTTTGTTCTTGGCTTGACATGCAGTATGCTGCTTTTGGTTGTGTTATATTGTTGACTGCTCATGAAATGGTTTGTTGAACCGGCAATGCATCATTTCAGTTAACCTTATGTAGCAATTGTTGCTCATCAGCAGGTCCCATCCCTACGGAGAGTGTGCCTGACGGGCTTGGTTACGACTCGCGCCAGCGATAGACGACCAAAACGCGAGGAGCGATCTGGTAAATCGTTTGTTAGGTCCCGAGCGATCAGCGAGTGGAGAAGTTGTTGTTCCATCTAGGCCGGGTCCGTCATTGTGTTCATATTTCACCATGCGGACAAGCCGCAATTGCGTTCATTATGCTGTTCATTTGGCGACAATGTTACATTTTGCTGTTTAATATTGAAGCAATCCGGGAAATCAAGTGAAATCGAAACTATTCGTTTTTGCAGATCTTGGCGTCCACAGAGAATCACATAGTGCATCGCTGCAGTGACTGCAAGACCGTTTGATAGCTTGTATACTGCGTTGTTGATTTCATCAGGACAATCTGACCTTCCACGAGCAACCGCATGAATGCCTGAGTGTGTATGTGAATTCAGCGCACGCCAGGAGTAGTGTTTAAACTCATTAAGTGGCGCAAATGCATTGGGATGTATGCTTTTTTCAAGAATTTGCATCATTTCATTTGCTGTCGGGAGATTTTTGGCCGCTTGTTCGGATTCAGGCGATAAATCAGCAGATAGCTTATCGATTACGTCATTCGTCGCATTGTTGTGCGTCCAAATTGACCTTACAACGGATTCAAACTGTGAACGAAGTAGTGTCGCGGCCGGAGTTATCATCTGTGCATCTAGCATTAATCTCGTGCCACGCCAGAAATCAAATGAGATTCCGCATATTATGGCGCTAACTTCAAAGCGTTCTATCTCAAGAGCAAGCGGCAAGTCAAGAACTGGAAGGATGGCTTGCTCTAACTCACTTGTCTGTTTTGAAATTTTATTCATGAGGATGTTGAGTGTGTTTTATGTCGAGTGCGATTTATTTCATATAGGAAGTATTCAAGAAAACAACCCAGCATCACGCCCCTTTTGCACTAAGAAGCTGACAAATGCAGAGCAAGACACTAGCATATATTTGGCGTCAGCAAGGTCTATCAAGGCGCCATCGTCAAGAATTGGATGGCGAATTCCATCCGCATCGCTAGTATACCCATAAATTGCGTTCATTCCGCCGACTAATCCTCCATGGATCGGGACTTTTTTTGAAAGTATTCCCAGAGATTTTGATAGCCCACCATCAGGTGTGCCCGAGAGAATTTTCGCGACCGATTCAACCGCGCTAATTGATTCCTTTATTGAATTACGGTAGTCAGGATGTGGCTTAGCCGAGAGAAATGAGATCGCAGACCGAAAATGGGTATTTGCGCCTTCCAACCCATGTTTTTGAGTTTCATCTAAAACATCACCAATAGATTGTATTTCACCTTCTGTGATTATTGGTAC
This DNA window, taken from Fibrobacterota bacterium, encodes the following:
- a CDS encoding IS630 family transposase — its product is MLGAQDQRPEKGDGKFLSDERESEVRKLITDSTPDQMKMPFALWNRQAVQELIYSRYGISLVITAVGKYLKKWGFTVQVPTIKKPGQRPPEVKAWLEKEYPEIQAQAMQEDAGIWWGDETAVQNSPNQLRGYSPRGKTPSVTGPRKRVHIHMVSAVSNQGAIRFKLYSEAINVERFKDFLMKMIADAKGRKIILILDNLRVHHAKDLQPWLLENKHLIELRFLPAYSPEMNPDEYLNRDMKSRLSNKPMTSSAEVLESRVLGYMDYLEKEKELVQSFFSYSQVKYAA
- a CDS encoding DUF4240 domain-containing protein produces the protein MDKDHFWGLIDKLALASNSQGKFTKSLNAELGKLSLEELLHFQFIYEIYELAVLTARSNLIWSALYLINGGKGSDTYAFAGWLISQGKLSYMSALKNADYLANLDVKKDKCVYANFRSLAVAIYKRNSGVGDRVYTKVENQFWQSPERSAEKQSIESEIVFSPIVRNRDWELSEIEVVLPNLHGKLAQMPPERKIG